One window from the genome of Magnolia sinica isolate HGM2019 chromosome 4, MsV1, whole genome shotgun sequence encodes:
- the LOC131243195 gene encoding thioredoxin-like protein CDSP32, chloroplastic produces MAIITNFLPIPLFPLSKLYRVKHPSHPFSFFTRPLRRPAPEIKTTWTHFSPTASTAASGTEKKKVKSDERVQQVHSIEEFDNALRMAKNKLVVVEYAASHSYHSRKIYPFMVDLSRTCSDVEFLLVMGDESEKTKELCTREKIDKVPHFSFYKSMEKIHEEEGIGPDELIGDVLYYGDNHSEVVQLHCREDVEKLMEDHKVDKNLIVLDVGLKHCGPCVKVYPTVLKLSRQMRDTVVFARMNGDENESCMEFLKDMDVVEVPTFLFIRDGEICGRYVGSGKGELIGEILRYQGVRVT; encoded by the coding sequence ATGGCTATCATCACAAACTTCTTGCCAATACCCTTATTCCCTCTTTCAAAACTTTACAGAGTCAAACACCCTTCCCATCCTTTCTCCTTCTTCACCAGACCACTTAGACGTCCAGCCCCAGAAATCAAAACAACCTGGACCCACTTCTCTCCGACTGCCTCTACAGCCGCCAGTGGAACTGAAAAGAAGAAGGTCAAGAGCGATGAGAGAGTCCAACAAGTCCACAGCATCGAAGAGTTTGATAATGCCTTGCGAATGGCCAAGAACAAGCTTGTAGTGGTTGAGTATGCTGCAAGCCACAGCTACCACAGCCGCAAGATCTATCCCTTCATGGTCGATCTGAGCCGCACATGCAGTGATGTGGAGTTCCTCCTAGTCATGGGTGATGAGTCCGAGAAGACCAAGGAGCTGTGCACGAGGGAAAAGATCGACAAGGTCCCTCACTTCAGCTTCTACAAGAGCATGGAGAAAATTCACGAAGAGGAAGGGATCGGGCCGGACGAGCTGATAGGGGACGTCTTGTACTACGGGGACAACCACTCGGAAGTGGTGCAACTTCATTGCCGTGAGGATGTGGAGAAGCTGATGGAAGACCACAAGGTGGACAAGAACCTAATAGTACTCGACGTGGGGCTGAAGCACTGCGGGCCATGTGTGAAGGTGTATCCGACGGTCCTGAAGCTGTCGAGGCAGATGAGGGACACGGTGGTGTTCGCTAGGATGAACGGAGACGAGAATGAGAGCTGCATGGAGTTCTTGAAGGACATGGATGTGGTGGAAGTGCCTACTTTCTTGTTCATAAGAGATGGGGAGATCTGTGGACGATATGTAGGATCGGGTAAAGGAGAGCTTATTGGAGAGATCCTTAGATACCAAGGAGTTCGAGTAACTTAG